From the genome of Henningerozyma blattae CBS 6284 chromosome 8, complete genome:
AACTCGGTACAACCGTGCCTCCTAACTTTCATATTGCGGGTAACTGTGGGGACTATTAGACTATGAAATAAGAACAGCTAACTGTTGACTCGATATAAGAAGATCTTGCTAGAAAGTTAGCAATTGTTAAGGAGGATAGATAAATTAGGATCTTATTACATTCGTTTTTGCTTATAAATATACACTCTAGAATTATACTTCGTGACTTCCTTTGATAAAACATTAACGtcaattataattaaatgtCTGATCCTTTTGCCAATTTGCTAAGTAGCTTTAAGGGAGACACTCCAAACTCTACCAGTGCCAGCATATCTAAGAATGCTTCATTGGATGTATTGGCTTCACAGAGGAGAGCACAATCAGATTTATCTAGTTTGTCAGCAAAATTAACTCCTTCATTAAAGACAAATAGCGATACACAACGTGTTTTAAATACTACTCATACTAATTCATCTCCCATATATACTAGTAATATCATTAGCACTTCTACCGCTACAACCTCTGCCTCTATAAATATTACATCTAATTCCAATGCTACTACCACAACTTCAAATAGGAGTAAGTCAACTTTAGATGATTTTGAGGACCTCTTTGGGAAAATTGATCAACGCCAAGCTTTACGAACTGAGAAAATACCTTCAACTGCTCCTGATTCTATGGATGAGCTTGATAGAGCTATGAATACTTTTAATTCCAATACTCCTTCTGTTACTAAAAATGGCTCGAAATCCAATTACTTTCCTCCAATGacaacagaaaaaaatacaagtTTGTTAGAAGGATTTGATGATAAACCTACTATCGACACTCATAATAACACTCAGAACTctaatattcaattacCTTTAAGTGATGATAATTTGGATATGGAAGACCAGCAATCCGTTGTTGACGAAGTCAAAGATATGGAGATTGCCAAATTGATGTCTTTAGGCCTTTCTATTGACAAAGCTCATATGTATTATAATAAAGGATACTTATCTGATGATGTATTAAGGAAAATGCAAGCTCAAAAACATAAAAGGCAATCTAATTATTCTACTAAATATGATGATActaaaataagaaattctctcgataaattaaataattctgcTTCTCCGCCAGGTAACAATGTTTTGTTCTCTATTGCATCGGATTTCCTTAATAAAGGTAAAGGTATTGTAGACCAATTCTCTACATATCATGAAGAAGATTATAGGCCCTTTAGAAGCaccaatttttcttcacGGAATAATTCAATACATAGTGAGAAACATAAATCTCCTGATACTACACCTATATCAGTTTATGAAAATGACCATGCTCCATTAACTGAATATGAAAATGGTAAAGTGCCAATCTTACGCCGTAAAGAAGTAAAGGATACGAAGAATAACGAAAAGCTGAGCAAAAATGGATACCCATCAAGGTCAAATAGAAAATTCATGGATGCTACTCAATATACTACAGACTATTCTACTACTGAAGGTAAAAATTACTCTAAAAGGGATTCAAATGTAAGGGTGTCTTCTCCAGTTCCATCTTCAACATCTGGaacttcattatcatctaGATTTTCTCCCAATACCCTCAATATTGTACAAACTCAAACATCACCAATTTCATTACCTCATACTAATGTCATCGAGGGGGATTTATTGGGAGACT
Proteins encoded in this window:
- the SWA2 gene encoding auxilin-like protein SWA2 (similar to Saccharomyces cerevisiae SWA2 (YDR320C); ancestral locus Anc_5.352) is translated as MSDPFANLLSSFKGDTPNSTSASISKNASLDVLASQRRAQSDLSSLSAKLTPSLKTNSDTQRVLNTTHTNSSPIYTSNIISTSTATTSASINITSNSNATTTTSNRSKSTLDDFEDLFGKIDQRQALRTEKIPSTAPDSMDELDRAMNTFNSNTPSVTKNGSKSNYFPPMTTEKNTSLLEGFDDKPTIDTHNNTQNSNIQLPLSDDNLDMEDQQSVVDEVKDMEIAKLMSLGLSIDKAHMYYNKGYLSDDVLRKMQAQKHKRQSNYSTKYDDTKIRNSLDKLNNSASPPGNNVLFSIASDFLNKGKGIVDQFSTYHEEDYRPFRSTNFSSRNNSIHSEKHKSPDTTPISVYENDHAPLTEYENGKVPILRRKEVKDTKNNEKLSKNGYPSRSNRKFMDATQYTTDYSTTEGKNYSKRDSNVRVSSPVPSSTSGTSLSSRFSPNTLNIVQTQTSPISLPHTNVIEGDLLGDFGSNLKNHNESLVSHGSQESSILFDFDSDSVTSMHIKQNNSATSKNIVTAKADEKDLVNTLPIVKVPISTIELSGYTEFRANGTEFFKKGDYDSALSEYKKSLNTLPQKHPLRLISYSNILAAQLKVGEYSQSVKDCDVALELFPKNDKQWTQFIQDSDPQKTYKEIWPKIVLRKAEACEHMEKYQIAYDSYQLLLHKNVFNDKIMAGKRRCQKVLNPETPKLKSSANTSRISSAKQSTASTSSINVNKNVERLKETRKKEREEEEERLRLLDSVNAKIQKWTNNKEDDIRYLLSNVHIVLTWSNWKAINASDLVMPKKVKVNYMKAVAKTHPDKISKDLSIENKMIAESIFSILSVAWEKFKTANKMNS